GCCGGGGCCCGGTGCGACGAGGGTCACGCCGTGCAGGGCCTCAAGGGGGCCGTAGCGCACGCGCGCGTGCCGCAGGGCGATGATCACCGGCCGAATCCTGTCTCGATCGTGGTCTCGACCGTCCCGAGTGTCGCGAGTACGCGATCGGCGGGTCCGGAGGCCACGATGCGGCCTGCCGTCATCACATGCACCGTGTGGGCGAGGTCGGCGACGAGATCGAGGTCGTGCTCGACGACGAGCAGGGCCATGCCGTCCGCGGCGAGGGCCCGCAACACCCGGGTCAGCGCGGTCACTTCAGCACTGTCGAGCCCGGCGGCCGGCTCGTCGAGCAGCAGCACGCGCGGGCTGCCGGCGAGCGCCCGCGCCAGCTCGACCCGGCGCAGGGTTCCTGTGGGCAGCTCCGCGGCGGGCAGCGCTCGTACCGGTCCGGCGAGGCCCAGCAGCCGCAACGCCCGCTCCACGGCCGCCGGGTCGGCGACGCGGCCCTGCTCGGCGCCCACCCGAACGTTCTCGGCCACGGTCAACGACGGGAAGACGGCCAGCTGCTGGAAGGTGCGCGCCACCCCGAGCCGCGTCCGCGCGTGCGCCGCCCGCCGCGTCATGTCCCGCTCCCCGAGCAGCACCCGCCCGCCGTCGGGCCGCACGGTCCCGGCAAGACAGTGGAACAAGGTGCTCTTCCCGGCCCCGTTGGGCCCCACGACCGCGGTGATCCGCCCCGCCGGAACGTCGAGGTCGACCCCGTCCAGCGCGGCGAACCCGTCGTAGCTGACGCGCAACCGGCGGGCCCGCAGGAGGGGGTGAAGGACCTGGGCAGCCTCCGGCAGGGGGGAGCCGGCCGAGGCCCTTCGGGCCCACCTCGACTGCGCCGCGGCCGGCTTTGAGCCCGCCGTCTCAGCAGTGCCGTCCGGCCGCGAGTCCTGACGCGACTGCTCCGGACCGCCCGGTTGTCCGGCGCCGGCTGTGCCCGAACCCGGGCCCCGACCGCTTCGCGCCCCGGCGACTCCGGGCTGCTCCGCTTGCGGTGCGGCCCGGCCGCTGCCGGGCGTTGGCCCCGGTTGTGCGGTGCCGCCTGCGCCCGGCAAGATCCGGGCTTCGCCCGGGCCTTGCCTGCTCGATGTCCCGGTTGCGTGCGCAGCGACGCCGTGGCTCGCGGGCCGGGCCGCCCCCTCGCCCGACCGCTCCGCCTCCGGCGTGGCCCGGCCGCCGCCGGGAGGCGGTGCCTCCAAGGGAGTCGCGCCTCTCCCGGTCACCTCCGGGGCCCTGCCGAACCCTGCCCGCAACTCCCTCCGCACCCCCGCACCCACCGGCGTGAGCGTCACCCTCCGGCGGAGGCGGAGTCGGGATGCCGCCGTGTGCAGGGCCTCGTACGGGCCGCCGGGGAAGCGGCCCACCAGTACGGCGAGGAGGCCGATCAGGGCGGCGGCGAGGCCTCCGCGGGTGCCTGCGTCGAGGCCTACCAGGAGGGCCGCGGCGGCCAGGGCGCCGAGGGTGCTGTCGGCGCCGAGGACGACGATCGCGGCGAACCAGAGGAGGCCGCGGACGGGGTCGTATGCGCCGGGGTCGAAGGCACGCAGGCCCATGCCGAGCATGCCGCCGCCGAGCGCCGCCAGCGCGGCGCCCGCGACGAAGGCGGAGAGTTTGAGGGCCGGGACGCGGACCCCGGCCGCGGACGCGCCCGACTCGTGGTCGCGCATCGCCGCGAGGGCCCGGCCGGTGCGGCCCCGGCGCAGGGCGTGGGCGGCCAGCAACGCGGCCCCGAGGAGGCCGAGTTCGAGGACGTAGTACGCGCGGTCGCCGTCGAAGCCCGTGGGACGGTCGAGGGACAGGCCCGCCGTGGCGTACGGCTGGGCGAAGACGAAGCGGCTGACGCCGACGCCCACCGCGAAGGTGGCGAGGGCGAGCGCCAGGCCGTGGCGGCTGATCGCCGGCCAGCCGGTCAGGACCCCGAGCGGGGCGACCAGCACGACCGCCAGGGCCAGCGCGGCCAGTTCGGGCAGGCGCGGCAGCCCGGGGAAGCGACCGGCGGCGAGCAGGGCAGTGAAGAGGGCGCCGAGGCCCGCGTACGCCGCCTGGCCGAGCGAGATCTGGCCGCCGCGTCCGGTGACGACGACCAGCGACAGCAGCACCACACCGAGCGCCGGGACCTGGACCGACGTGTGCAGGTCCGAGCCGGCGAAGCCGAGGGGGAGCAGGAAGAGGACCGCGGCGACGATCCACGCCCCCGGCGGCGTGGGCACCCGGGCCGTCGCCGTGCGCGGGAGCGCGTCCCGGGTGCCCACGCCGGGCAGCACGAGGGCGGCGACGAGCAGGGCGACCACGAACAGGTTCGCGCCCACGGCCTGGAACAGCGGCTCCGCCCAGCCCGACGGGTGCACACGGGTGAGCTGGCTCTGGGCGACCCCGATGCCCAGCGCCACCACGACGGCCACCGGCAGGCTGCGCATCCGGGCGGCCACCGCGACGGCCATGACCTCCATGACGAGCAGCGGCATGCCGTACGGGTCCAGGCGGACGTAGGGGGCGAGGAGCACGCCCGTCAGGCCCGCCGTGAACGAGCCGAAGGCCCAGCCCGCCGCGGCCACCCGGTCCGCGTCGATGCCGCCGAGCACGGCGAGCGAGCGGTCGTCGACGACGGCGCGCAGCTCCCGGCCGAAACGCGTCCAGCGGGTGACGGCGCCGACGCCGACGGCCAGGACGACCGCCACCGCCAGCTGCCCCCACGGGTCCGCCGACACCGGCGTCGGCGCGTCCGCGCGCGCCCCGGTCCCCCAGATCAGCGCCGCCCCGCCCACCAGCAGCACGAAGAGCCCGATGGAGGCCACCAGGGTCTGCGCGGGATCACTGCCCAGTACGGACAGCGGGCGGAAGACGAAGCGCTCCAGGACCACACCGATCGCCGGGGCCACCACCAGGAGCGTCACCGCGGCGCCGAACGCGAGCGGCCAGTGCCACTCCACCGTGAACTGCCGCAGCACATACGCGCAGACCATCGCGATCGCGCCATGGGCGAAGTTCAGGACGCCCGTCGCGCGGTGCGTCACGATCAGGCCGATTCCGGTGAGCGCGGCGGCGCTGCCGACCGAGAGTCCGGCGAGCGTGAGGTCGTACGTCAGGGACGCCATCACTCACCCGGACGCGCGGCCGGTCGTGGGCGGTTCGCAGATCGGGCACGGCCCGAGGTCCCCGCACGCCAGGCGGTGCGCGTCCACGGGTACGGCCTCGGCCTTCCCGGCGACCAGCGGGCAGTCCGCGCGGTGCCACAGCGTGCCGCCCGGCACCATCAGCAGCTCCGCGCTGGTGGCGACGGGCTCGGCGGCGGCCTGTCCGGACTCCTCGCCGTCGGCGGGCTCGGCCGCCACGAGCAGGCCGTACAGCTCCTCCACGCGTGCCGCCGCCAGCGCGTTCCTGCCGTGCGAGAGCAGCACCGCGCCCGCGATGATCAGCGCGGCTCCGGGCACCGTGCAGGACGCGAGGTAGGGCAGCTGCCGCTCCGCGTACCGCTCGCCCGAGATGCCGTACCAGCCGATGACGCACAGCACCGCACCGGCGGCGAGCGCGGCCCACCCGGCCCACAGGACGGGGTGCACGGTCCGCAGTCGAGCTGTCCGCATCCAGGACTCCCACACGTCGTGTATCTGTCCATGTCAGCCAATGGCTTGCACTATGCCTTCTGGAAGCTGACCCTGAAAGCACCGGGCGCACATGGCCCGGACCGACACCCGGTGGTGAGCCAGATGGTTCTCGGGAGCGACCTCAGGCGGGGGAACGGCAGGCGGGGACGCGGGCCCGGGAGGGCCACGGGACGGCTGACGGCACTGGGAGCCGCCGCCGTCCTCGTCCTCGCCCCGGCCCTCGCGGCGTGCAGCGACGACAGCGGCGGGAGCAACAGCGCACCGCCGACCCCCACGGTCGAGAAGCCGACCAGTGCCCAGCCGAGCCCGACGGCCCCGTCGGACCCCGCGGCGGCCGA
Above is a genomic segment from Streptomyces sp. R21 containing:
- a CDS encoding ATP-binding cassette domain-containing protein, whose amino-acid sequence is MASLTYDLTLAGLSVGSAAALTGIGLIVTHRATGVLNFAHGAIAMVCAYVLRQFTVEWHWPLAFGAAVTLLVVAPAIGVVLERFVFRPLSVLGSDPAQTLVASIGLFVLLVGGAALIWGTGARADAPTPVSADPWGQLAVAVVLAVGVGAVTRWTRFGRELRAVVDDRSLAVLGGIDADRVAAAGWAFGSFTAGLTGVLLAPYVRLDPYGMPLLVMEVMAVAVAARMRSLPVAVVVALGIGVAQSQLTRVHPSGWAEPLFQAVGANLFVVALLVAALVLPGVGTRDALPRTATARVPTPPGAWIVAAVLFLLPLGFAGSDLHTSVQVPALGVVLLSLVVVTGRGGQISLGQAAYAGLGALFTALLAAGRFPGLPRLPELAALALAVVLVAPLGVLTGWPAISRHGLALALATFAVGVGVSRFVFAQPYATAGLSLDRPTGFDGDRAYYVLELGLLGAALLAAHALRRGRTGRALAAMRDHESGASAAGVRVPALKLSAFVAGAALAALGGGMLGMGLRAFDPGAYDPVRGLLWFAAIVVLGADSTLGALAAAALLVGLDAGTRGGLAAALIGLLAVLVGRFPGGPYEALHTAASRLRLRRRVTLTPVGAGVRRELRAGFGRAPEVTGRGATPLEAPPPGGGRATPEAERSGEGAARPASHGVAAHATGTSSRQGPGEARILPGAGGTAQPGPTPGSGRAAPQAEQPGVAGARSGRGPGSGTAGAGQPGGPEQSRQDSRPDGTAETAGSKPAAAQSRWARRASAGSPLPEAAQVLHPLLRARRLRVSYDGFAALDGVDLDVPAGRITAVVGPNGAGKSTLFHCLAGTVRPDGGRVLLGERDMTRRAAHARTRLGVARTFQQLAVFPSLTVAENVRVGAEQGRVADPAAVERALRLLGLAGPVRALPAAELPTGTLRRVELARALAGSPRVLLLDEPAAGLDSAEVTALTRVLRALAADGMALLVVEHDLDLVADLAHTVHVMTAGRIVASGPADRVLATLGTVETTIETGFGR